Proteins from a single region of Pseudomonas ekonensis:
- a CDS encoding polysaccharide biosynthesis protein → MENVRARLLGLPRRRKRLIQVSTDIVLVWVALWLSFIVRLGIDDMYNPFRVHFWLFVCAPVVAIPLFIRFGMYRAVMRYFGNDALIAIIKAVSLSSLILAVVVYWYSNHEAVVPRSVIFNYWWLSLVIIGGLRLCMRQYFMGDWFTAAQHVPFTSRDNGLTKVAVYGAGVAGNQLVAALRMGKVMRPVAFIDDDPSIADRSISGLVVYKPKHIQQMIDVTGAQEILLALPSSTRSRRREILNLLEGFPLHVRSVPNFSDLASGRVKVEDIQEVDIADLLGRDSVPAQPDLLERCIKGKTVMVTGAGGSIGSELCRQIFALGPTALILFDHSEFNLYSILSELEKRGARESVPVHLLPILGSIRHPHKLLDVMKTWKVETVYHAAAYKHVPMVEHNIAEGVLNNVIGTLNTAQAALQSGVANFVLISTDKAVRPTNVMGSTKRLAELTLQALSREVAPVLFGDKANVSRVNKTRFTMVRFGNVLGSSGSVIPLFHSQIKSGGPLTVTHPKITRYFMTIPEAAQLVIQAGSMGQGGDVFVLDMGEPVRIVELAEKMIHLSGLSIRSERNPQGDISIEFTGLRPGEKLYEELLIGDNVAATPHPMIMTANEDHLAWDVLKNRLSDLLAAVEQDDYSRVRQLLRETVSGYSPDGEIVDWIYQQRRLEP, encoded by the coding sequence ATGGAAAACGTCAGAGCGCGCCTTCTGGGGCTTCCCCGGCGTCGCAAGCGTCTGATCCAGGTCAGCACGGACATCGTCCTGGTCTGGGTCGCCCTGTGGCTGTCCTTCATCGTCCGCCTCGGGATCGATGACATGTACAACCCCTTCAGGGTGCATTTCTGGTTGTTTGTCTGCGCCCCGGTGGTCGCCATCCCGCTCTTCATCCGCTTCGGCATGTACCGGGCGGTCATGCGCTATTTCGGCAACGATGCGCTGATCGCGATCATTAAGGCCGTGAGCCTGTCCTCGCTGATCCTGGCGGTGGTGGTGTACTGGTACAGCAACCACGAAGCGGTCGTGCCCCGTTCGGTCATCTTCAACTACTGGTGGCTGAGCCTGGTGATCATCGGCGGCCTGCGCCTGTGCATGCGCCAGTACTTCATGGGCGACTGGTTCACCGCCGCCCAGCACGTCCCGTTCACCAGCCGCGACAACGGGCTGACCAAGGTCGCTGTGTATGGCGCCGGCGTCGCCGGCAACCAGCTGGTGGCCGCTTTGCGCATGGGCAAGGTGATGCGTCCGGTGGCGTTCATCGACGATGACCCGAGCATCGCCGACCGCTCCATTTCCGGCCTGGTGGTCTACAAGCCCAAGCACATCCAGCAGATGATCGACGTGACCGGCGCGCAGGAGATCCTGCTGGCGCTGCCGTCCTCCACCCGTTCCCGCCGCCGGGAGATCCTCAACCTGCTGGAAGGCTTCCCGCTGCACGTACGCAGCGTGCCCAACTTCTCGGATCTGGCCAGCGGCCGCGTCAAGGTCGAAGACATCCAGGAAGTGGACATCGCGGACCTGCTCGGGCGGGATTCGGTGCCGGCCCAGCCTGACCTGCTCGAACGCTGCATCAAGGGCAAGACCGTCATGGTGACCGGGGCCGGCGGCTCCATCGGTTCGGAACTGTGCCGGCAGATCTTCGCGCTCGGCCCGACCGCGCTGATCCTGTTCGACCACAGCGAGTTCAACCTCTACAGCATCCTGTCGGAGCTGGAGAAGCGCGGCGCCCGTGAGTCGGTGCCGGTGCACCTGCTGCCGATCCTCGGCTCCATCCGGCATCCGCACAAGCTGCTGGACGTGATGAAGACCTGGAAAGTGGAGACCGTGTACCACGCCGCCGCCTACAAGCATGTGCCGATGGTCGAGCACAACATCGCCGAGGGTGTGCTCAACAACGTCATCGGCACGTTGAACACGGCCCAGGCCGCGCTGCAGTCGGGAGTGGCCAACTTCGTGCTGATCTCCACCGACAAGGCCGTGCGCCCCACGAATGTGATGGGCAGCACCAAGCGCCTGGCCGAACTGACCCTCCAGGCCCTGAGCCGGGAAGTGGCGCCGGTGCTGTTCGGCGACAAGGCGAACGTCTCGCGGGTCAACAAGACCCGCTTCACCATGGTGCGTTTCGGCAATGTCCTGGGCTCGTCCGGCTCGGTGATCCCGCTGTTCCACAGCCAGATCAAGTCCGGCGGGCCGCTGACCGTGACCCACCCGAAGATCACCCGCTACTTCATGACCATTCCCGAGGCGGCCCAGCTGGTCATCCAGGCGGGTTCCATGGGGCAGGGCGGCGATGTGTTCGTGCTGGACATGGGCGAGCCGGTCAGGATCGTCGAGCTGGCGGAAAAGATGATCCACCTGTCCGGCTTGAGCATCCGCTCCGAGCGCAATCCCCAGGGCGACATCTCCATCGAGTTCACCGGGCTGCGCCCCGGCGAGAAACTGTACGAGGAGTTGCTGATCGGGGACAACGTCGCGGCCACGCCGCATCCGATGATCATGACGGCCAACGAGGACCACCTGGCCTGGGATGTGCTGAAAAACCGTCTGAGCGACCTGCTGGCGGCGGTCGAGCAGGACGACTACTCGCGGGTGCGGCAGTTGCTGCGCGAAACGGTCAGCGGGTATTCGCCGGACGGGGAGATCGTCGACTGGATCTATCAGCAGCGCCGGCTCGAGCCCTGA
- a CDS encoding ComEA family DNA-binding protein: protein MRTGFFSSLVFALLTSASIAAIAAPLASPEAQKPPLASVAAQAPATSAKVDLNDADAATLQKELAGVGEAKAKAIVAHRETNGPFASVDELLEVKGIGKAILDRNRDRLEVN, encoded by the coding sequence ATGCGTACCGGTTTTTTCTCTTCCCTGGTTTTTGCCCTGCTCACCAGCGCCTCGATCGCTGCGATCGCTGCGCCGTTGGCGAGCCCCGAAGCACAGAAGCCACCTTTGGCGAGCGTTGCGGCACAGGCGCCTGCCACCTCCGCCAAGGTTGACCTCAACGACGCCGATGCCGCCACCCTGCAAAAGGAACTGGCGGGTGTGGGGGAGGCCAAGGCGAAAGCCATTGTTGCGCACAGGGAAACAAACGGGCCGTTCGCCTCAGTGGATGAACTGCTGGAAGTGAAGGGCATCGGCAAGGCGATCCTGGATCGCAACCGCGACAGGCTGGAAGTGAACTAA
- a CDS encoding SDR family NAD(P)-dependent oxidoreductase has product MNSPKSQGTALVTGASSGIGAVYAQRLAARGFDLLLVARDQERLESAAVRLRGAHGVQVEVLKADLTQQADVQKIEQRLRNDAGISLLVNNAGVGANGSLADADPEQLERLIQLNITAVTRLASAAAAAFVKAGRGTIVNIASVVALFPERFNATYSASKAYVLSLSQSLNAELDGTGVKVQAVLPGVTRTEIWERSGIDASGIPDEMIMEAGEMVDASLAGLDQGELVTIPSLPDAGEWQAFVAARLVMAPNLSHRSAAGRYK; this is encoded by the coding sequence ATGAATTCTCCAAAGTCTCAAGGTACGGCCCTCGTCACCGGCGCGTCTTCCGGCATCGGCGCGGTGTATGCCCAGCGGTTGGCGGCGCGGGGGTTCGATCTGTTGCTGGTGGCCCGTGACCAGGAGCGGCTGGAAAGCGCCGCCGTCAGGTTGCGCGGTGCCCATGGCGTCCAGGTCGAAGTGTTGAAGGCCGACCTGACGCAACAGGCCGATGTGCAGAAAATCGAGCAGCGCCTGCGCAACGACGCCGGCATCAGCCTGCTGGTCAACAACGCGGGCGTCGGCGCCAACGGTTCGCTGGCCGACGCCGATCCTGAGCAGTTGGAGCGGCTGATCCAGCTGAACATCACCGCCGTCACCCGGCTGGCCTCCGCCGCCGCGGCGGCGTTCGTCAAGGCCGGCCGCGGCACGATCGTCAACATCGCGTCCGTGGTGGCGCTGTTTCCCGAGCGTTTCAACGCCACCTACAGCGCCAGCAAGGCGTACGTGCTGAGCCTGAGCCAATCGCTGAACGCGGAGCTCGACGGCACCGGCGTCAAGGTGCAGGCGGTGTTGCCCGGCGTCACCCGCACCGAAATCTGGGAGCGCTCCGGGATCGACGCCAGCGGCATTCCGGATGAAATGATCATGGAGGCCGGCGAGATGGTGGATGCGTCTCTGGCGGGGCTGGACCAAGGTGAACTGGTGACCATTCCGTCCCTGCCGGACGCCGGCGAATGGCAGGCCTTCGTCGCCGCGCGCCTGGTGATGGCGCCGAACCTCTCCCACCGTTCGGCGGCCGGACGCTACAAGTAA
- the fabF gene encoding beta-ketoacyl-ACP synthase II, which translates to MDQCRIVVTGMGLVSPLGSGVEAAWQRLLAGRSGLRPLPEAVVADLPARVGGVVPTVEEDAEAGFDPDRATPSKEQKKMDRFILFAMEAARQALEQAGWKPAEARAQERTATVIGSGVGGFGAIADAVRTTDSRGPRRLSPFTIPSFLVNLAAGHVSIAHGLKGPLGAPVTACAAGVQAIGDAARMIRAGEADIAVCGGAEAAIDRVSLAGFAAARALSSAYNDTPERASRPFDSGRDGFVMGEGAGLLVIESLEHALARGARPLAELVGYGTSADAYHLTAGPEDGNGAQRAMKLALAQAGVTPDQVQHLNAHATSTPVGDLGELAAIKSLFGAGRGIAVTSTKSATGHLLGAAGGLEAIFTVLAIRDQSVPPTLNFDDPDPASEGVDIVHGQARSMPIEYALSNGFGFGGVNASVLFRRWAG; encoded by the coding sequence ATGGATCAGTGTCGGATAGTGGTCACGGGAATGGGCCTGGTGTCTCCGCTGGGCAGCGGCGTCGAAGCGGCCTGGCAGCGTCTGTTGGCCGGCCGCTCGGGGTTGCGTCCGTTGCCGGAGGCGGTGGTCGCCGACCTGCCGGCCCGTGTCGGCGGGGTGGTGCCGACGGTGGAGGAGGATGCCGAGGCCGGCTTCGACCCTGATCGTGCGACGCCGTCCAAGGAACAGAAGAAGATGGACCGCTTTATCCTGTTCGCCATGGAGGCGGCCCGTCAGGCGTTGGAGCAGGCGGGCTGGAAGCCTGCCGAAGCCCGGGCCCAGGAACGCACCGCAACCGTCATCGGTTCCGGCGTCGGTGGCTTCGGCGCCATCGCCGATGCGGTGCGCACCACCGACAGCCGGGGCCCGCGTCGTCTGTCGCCGTTCACCATCCCTTCGTTCCTGGTCAACCTCGCTGCCGGTCATGTCTCGATTGCGCACGGCCTCAAGGGGCCGCTGGGCGCGCCGGTGACGGCGTGCGCGGCCGGGGTGCAGGCCATCGGCGACGCGGCGCGGATGATCCGTGCGGGCGAAGCCGACATCGCGGTGTGCGGCGGCGCCGAGGCGGCCATCGACCGGGTCAGCCTGGCCGGCTTCGCGGCGGCCCGCGCCTTGTCCAGCGCCTACAACGACACGCCCGAACGCGCCTCGCGCCCGTTCGACAGCGGGCGGGACGGCTTCGTCATGGGCGAGGGCGCGGGCCTGCTGGTGATCGAGTCCCTGGAGCATGCGCTGGCGCGGGGCGCCCGGCCCTTGGCCGAACTGGTCGGATACGGCACCAGCGCCGATGCCTACCACCTGACCGCCGGGCCCGAGGACGGCAACGGGGCCCAGCGCGCAATGAAACTGGCATTGGCCCAGGCGGGCGTGACGCCGGATCAGGTGCAGCACCTCAATGCCCACGCGACCTCGACGCCGGTCGGGGATCTGGGCGAACTGGCGGCCATCAAGTCGTTGTTCGGTGCCGGGCGCGGCATCGCCGTGACCTCGACCAAATCCGCCACCGGGCATCTGCTGGGCGCGGCCGGCGGACTCGAAGCGATCTTCACGGTGCTGGCGATCCGCGACCAGAGCGTCCCGCCCACCCTCAACTTCGACGACCCCGACCCGGCCAGCGAAGGCGTGGACATCGTCCACGGCCAGGCGCGTTCGATGCCGATCGAGTATGCGCTGTCCAACGGTTTCGGGTTCGGCGGGGTGAACGCCAGCGTGCTGTTCAGGCGCTGGGCGGGCTAG
- a CDS encoding TetR/AcrR family transcriptional regulator, translated as MRYSQDHKAQTHQRIIKEASERFRKDGIGATGLQPLMKALGLTHGGFYSHFKSKDELVEKALQAAGDQVAGLCADIFAQDNPLDLFIDTYLSEWHQTSPHEGCPLLTISSELGLRGQPSPTSDEVLKARLDQIEGTLDGDDAAERSIVIMATLAGALLLSRSVADGDFAQRILDVTREHLKRSKD; from the coding sequence ATGCGTTATTCGCAGGATCACAAAGCCCAGACCCACCAGCGCATCATCAAGGAAGCCTCCGAACGGTTCCGCAAGGACGGCATCGGCGCGACCGGCCTGCAGCCCTTGATGAAAGCCCTGGGCCTGACCCACGGCGGTTTCTATTCGCACTTCAAGTCCAAGGATGAGCTGGTGGAAAAGGCCTTGCAGGCGGCCGGCGACCAAGTGGCCGGCCTGTGCGCCGATATCTTCGCCCAGGACAATCCGCTGGATCTGTTCATCGACACCTACCTCTCCGAATGGCACCAGACCTCTCCGCACGAAGGCTGCCCGCTGCTGACCATCTCCTCGGAACTGGGGCTGCGCGGCCAGCCCAGCCCCACCAGCGATGAGGTGCTCAAGGCCCGCCTCGACCAGATCGAAGGCACCCTCGACGGCGACGACGCGGCCGAGCGCAGCATCGTCATCATGGCGACCCTGGCGGGCGCGCTGCTGCTGTCGCGCAGCGTCGCGGACGGCGATTTCGCCCAGCGCATCCTCGACGTCACCCGCGAACACCTCAAGCGTTCGAAAGACTAG
- a CDS encoding DUF2897 family protein, producing MPWYAWLILVVAIGSIVGGLMMLRDTANKVELTEEQRRRVAERNAEMDAKEAQDR from the coding sequence ATGCCTTGGTATGCCTGGTTGATCCTGGTCGTGGCCATCGGCTCGATCGTTGGCGGCTTGATGATGCTGCGCGACACCGCCAACAAGGTCGAACTGACCGAAGAGCAACGCAGACGCGTCGCTGAACGCAATGCGGAAATGGACGCCAAGGAGGCACAGGACCGCTGA